A DNA window from Vigna unguiculata cultivar IT97K-499-35 chromosome 10, ASM411807v1, whole genome shotgun sequence contains the following coding sequences:
- the LOC114166221 gene encoding symplekin isoform X1 encodes MVGKTMSMAATSREKLASLLNAAKLASDIPSKLESLRQLRHELPPEDPVLLTEFLPSLFFFHSDPFGPVRKFVTEMLGEIGLKNTEFLSDIVPVLIEVLNDDTPAVVRQALLCGIELFRGTLEKIVVQGLYSSDLDGALESAWEWMLKFKEKVYSIAFQHGSGGAKLLALKFVEAVVRLYTPDPSGSSEPTSHQGKPVEFNISWLRRGHPVLNIGDLKIEASHSVGLLLDQLRFSNVKSLSNSVIIVLIKSLSAIANERPAFYGRILPVLLSLQPSSTVVNGFCVSAAHLALKNAFLTCSKCTHPSAAPWRDRLAGALKEIQSEGKADRVFHLISSSNGSIEREKDDQPVIKEEEPAINSDDSVHSNLARKRSGSQIEGDLAEDVPGKRVRATIDALEEPKKELDERTISNSQDETPSNVPASSKGDMDNGPVRQLVATFGALIAQGEKAVGHLEILISSISADLLAEVVMANMQNLPPKFPNTEGNEQLQDINMIGSDDKAKYPPSFVAAVMSLSSTFPPIASLLDAQQSVSNEIEKSQGEEEISATAVNSGAVHSGMNLVSENVPSPTDFPTSDASIPGVENGCTTMPPDIHDVGNSESGIPGLDSFGRSDALSQSFDPSLLASTEVGLEDGSQEQDTSLDLRSPLNLAPSVSTDRSEELSPKAAVRDVNSMVSSTATSVVLPSRLILPKMIAPVVELEDEQKDHLQKSCFMRIIDAYKQIAAAGGSKVRFSILAYLGVEFPLELDPWQLLQKHILIDYTSHEGHELTLRVLYRLFGEAEEEPDFFSSTTAASVYEKFLLTVAEALKDSFPPSDKSLSKLLGESPYLPKSVLKILENMCSPGNGDRGEKELQSLNADRVTQGLSAVWSLILLRPPIRNTCLQIALQSAVHHMEEVRMKAIRLVANKLYPLSSISQQIEDFAKEMLFSVTSSDVSELTDAEGSIADSQKGPDVEKVSNEQSSLSGSTKDVSDNRQSCTSESVSPDSVSEAQRCMSLYFALCTKKHSLFRQIFVIYRSTSKAVKQAVHRQIPILVRTMGSSLDLLETISDPPNGSENLLMQVLHTLTDGTVPSKDLISTVKRLHDSKLKDAEVLIPVLPFLSNEEVIPIFPHIVNLPLEKFQTALGRVLQGSSQSGPVLSPAEVLIAIHGIDPERDGIPLKKVTDACNACFEQRQTFTQEVIARVLNQLVEQIPPPLLFMRTVLQAIGAFPSLGDFIMGILSRLVTKQIWKYPKLWVGFLKCVQLTKPQSFSVLLQLPPAQLENALNRISALKAPLIAHASQQDIQSKLPRAVLVVLGLASDSQVSSQAQTTQTQTSQTQTTQTQTSQTQTTQTQTSQTQTTQTQTSQTQTSQTQTGETSNSDKDTVTEKSKESSTAS; translated from the exons ATGGTCGGAAAAACCATGTCCATGGCGGCAACTTCGCGCGAAAAGCTCGCAAGTCTCCTGAACGCAGCCAAGTTGGCCAGTGACATCCCATCCAAGCTCGAATCCCTGCGCCAACTGCGCCATGAACTTCCACCCGAAGACCCCGTCCTCCTCACTGAGTTCCTCCCCTcactcttcttcttccactCAGATCCCTTTGGCCCTGTTCGCAAATTTGTCACCGA gatgcTTGGTGAGATTGGATTGAAGAATACCGAGTTTTTGTCTGACATTGTGCCTGTCCTAATTGAGGTACTGAATGACGACACACCGGCTGTGGTTCGGCAAGCTCTTCTGTGTGGAATTGAGTTATTTCGTGGCACACTTGAGAAAATTGTGGTTCAG ggTCTTTACTCTAGTGATTTAGATGGTGCACTCGAATCTGCATGGGAATGGATGcttaaattcaaagaaaaagtataCTCAATAGCTTTTCAA CATGGAAGTGGTGGTGCTAAGCTCCTGGCACTGAAATTTGTTGAGGCAGTTGTTCGTCTTTACACTCCTGATCCTAGTGGTTCCTCAGAGCCTACTTCTCATCAAG GAAAGCCTGTAGAATTTAATATATCATGGCTGAGGCGTGGTCATCCAGTACTTAATATTGGAGATTTGAAAATTGAAGCTAGCCATAGTGTGGGTCTCTTGCTTGATCAACTCAGATTTTCAAATGTGAAGTCCCTTAGTAACTCAGTTATCATTGTGCTGATTAAaag TCTTTCAGCTATTGCAAATGAAAGGCCTGCATTCTATGGCCGCATCTTGCCAGTTTTGCTTAGTTTGCAACCTTCCAGCACTGTTGTTAATGGGTTCTGTGTATCAgctgcacatcttgctttgaaGAATGCCTTTCTTACTTGCTCGAAATGTACACATCCAAGTGCTGCTCCG TGGAGAGATCGTTTGGCAGGGGCCTTGAAGGAAATACAGTCAGAAGGAAAGGCAGATCGGGTGTTCCACCTAATCTCATCTAGCAATGGAAGCATTGAGAGAGAGAAGGATGATCAACCTGTTATCAAG gAAGAGGAACCTGCAATAAATTCTGATGATTCAGTACACAGTAATTTGGCAAGAAAACGATCTGGATCACAAATTGAAGGTGATTTAGCTGAAGATGTTCCTGGAAAACGTGTCAGGGCAACAATTGATGCTTTGGAAGAACCTAAGAAAGAGTTGGATGAACGTACCATTTCCAACTCTCAGGATGAGACTCCTTCAAATGTACCAGCATCTTCAAAAGGAGATATGGATAATGGGCCCGTACGGCAGCTTGTTGCCACATTTGGTGCTTTGATTGCTCAAGGTGAAAAAGCTGTTGGGCATCTTGAGATTCTCATCTCAAGTATTTCTGCCGACTTGCTAGCTGAGGTGGTGATGGCAAATATGCAAAACTTACCTCCAAAATTCCCTAATACTGAAGGAAATGAACAGCTGCAAGACATTAATATGATTGGTTCTGATGACAAGGCTAAATATCCACCATCATTTGTAGCCGCTGTTATGTCACTTTCTAGTACTTTTCCACCAATAGCTTCCCTTCTTGATGCACAACAATCAGTTTCAAATGAGATTGag AAGTCACAAGGGGAGGAAGAAATTTCTGCAACTGCTGTCAATAGTGGTGCTGTTCACTCTGGCATGAATCTTGTATCTGAAAATGTACCATCTCCTACTGATTTTCCAACTTCTGATGCTAGTATACCTGGAGTGGAGAATGGCTGTACAACTATGCCTCCTGACATCCATGATGTTGGAAACTCAGAGAGCGGAATTCCTGGCCTGGATTCTTTTGGTCGGAGTGATGCCTTATCACAAAGTTTTGATCCTTCTTTATTGGCTTCCACTGAAGTGGGCCTAGAAGATGGCAGCCAAGAGCAAGATACAAGTTTGGATCTGAGGTCACCCCTGAACTTAGCTCCATCAGTATCAACAGATAGATCTGAGGAGCTGAGCCCAAAAGCGGCTGTTAGAGATGTCAATAGCATGGTGTCGTCAACAGCTACTTCAGTTGTGTTGCCTTCCCGTTTAATCTTGCCAAAGATGATTGCTCCTGTTGttgaacttgaagatgaacaaaAGGATCATTTGCAAAAATCATGTTTTATGCGTATTATTGATGCATATAAGCAAATAGCTGCAGCTGGAGGTTCCAAAGTCCGTTTTTCAATCCTTGCTTATTTAGGAGTTGAG TTTCCCTTGGAATTAGACCCATGGCAACTATTACAGAAGCATATTTTGATTGATTACACTAGTCATGAG GGACATGAGTTGACATTACGTGTCCTCTACAGATTATTTGGTGAGGCTGAAGAGGAGCCTGACTTCTTTTCTTCCACTACTGCAGCTTCTGTCTATGAAAAATTCCTCCTTACTGTG GCAGAAGCACTTAAAGATTCCTTTCCACCTTCTGATAAATCATTGAGTAAATTGCTTGGTGAATCTCCTTATTTACCAAAATCagttcttaaaattttagaaaacatgtgTTCTCCCGGAAATGGGGATAGAGGTGAAAAGGAATTACAGTCACTGAATGCGGATAGAGTTACTCAAGGTCTAAGTGCTGTATGGAGTTTGATTCTTCTTAGGCCTCCGATCCGAAATACTTGCTTACAAATTGCTTTACAG AGTGCAGTGCATCATATGGAAGAAGTGCGTATGAAGGCGATACGTCTG GTAGCAAATAAGCTTTATCCTTTGTCATCCATTTCTCAGCAAATAGAAGATTTTGCAAAGGAAATGCTTTTCTCAGTTACGAGTAGTGATGTTTCAGAATTAACAGATGCTGAAGGGTCCATTGCTGATTCACAAAAG gGACCTGATGTTGAAAAGGTTTCAAACGAACAATCATCATTGAGTGGCAGCACTAAAGATGTTTCGGATAATCGTCAATCATGCACATCTGAGAGTGTCTCACCAGATTCAGTTTCTGAGGCTCAGAGGTGCATGTCATTGTATTTTGCTTTGTGTACAAAG AAACATTCTCTCTTTCGCCAAATATTTGTCATCTATAGAAGCACATCAAAGGCAGTGAAGCAG GCAGTACATCGACAAATCCCAATACTCGTACGCACTATGGGCTCATCTCTTGATCTCCTTGAAACTATTTCAGATCCTCCAAACGGAAGCGAGAATCTTCTAATGCAG GTGTTGCATACACTTACAGATGGTACGGTCCCTTCTAAGGATTTAATAAGCACCGTGAAAAGGTTGCATGATTCAAAACTCAAG GACGCAGAAGTTCTTATTCCTGTATTACCATTCCTATCAAATGAAGAG GTGATACCGATTTTTCCTCACATTGTGAATCTTCCTTTGGAGAAGTTCCAAACAGCACTTGGTCGCGTATTACAG GGATCATCACAATCTGGTCCGGTGCTTTCTCCGGCTGAAGTTTTAATTGCAATTCATGGAATTGATCCTGAAAGGGATGGAATTCCCTTAAAAAAG GTGACAGATGCGTGCAATGCTTGTTTTGAGCAGCGACAAACTTTTACGCAGGAAGTTATTGCCAGAGTTTTGAATCAGTTG GTTGAGCAGATTCCTCCTCCTTTACTATTCATGCGTACAGTGTTACAAGCAATTGGTGCTTTTCCATCACTG GGGGACTTTATCATGGGGATTCTTTCTCGCCTTGTGACGAAGCAG ATATGGAAATATCCGAAGTTGTGGGTGGGATTCTTGAAGTGTGTGCAGCTGACGAAACCACAGTCTTTTAGCGTTTTGCTTCAG
- the LOC114166221 gene encoding symplekin isoform X2: MVGKTMSMAATSREKLASLLNAAKLASDIPSKLESLRQLRHELPPEDPVLLTEFLPSLFFFHSDPFGPVRKFVTEMLGEIGLKNTEFLSDIVPVLIEVLNDDTPAVVRQALLCGIELFRGTLEKIVVQGLYSSDLDGALESAWEWMLKFKEKVYSIAFQHGSGGAKLLALKFVEAVVRLYTPDPSGSSEPTSHQGKPVEFNISWLRRGHPVLNIGDLKIEASHSVGLLLDQLRFSNVKSLSNSVIIVLIKSLSAIANERPAFYGRILPVLLSLQPSSTVVNGFCVSAAHLALKNAFLTCSKCTHPSAAPWRDRLAGALKEIQSEGKADRVFHLISSSNGSIEREKDDQPVIKEEEPAINSDDSVHSNLARKRSGSQIEGDLAEDVPGKRVRATIDALEEPKKELDERTISNSQDETPSNVPASSKGDMDNGPVRQLVATFGALIAQGEKAVGHLEILISSISADLLAEVVMANMQNLPPKFPNTEGNEQLQDINMIGSDDKAKYPPSFVAAVMSLSSTFPPIASLLDAQQSVSNEIEKSQGEEEISATAVNSGAVHSGMNLVSENVPSPTDFPTSDASIPGVENGCTTMPPDIHDVGNSESGIPGLDSFGRSDALSQSFDPSLLASTEVGLEDGSQEQDTSLDLRSPLNLAPSVSTDRSEELSPKAAVRDVNSMVSSTATSVVLPSRLILPKMIAPVVELEDEQKDHLQKSCFMRIIDAYKQIAAAGGSKVRFSILAYLGVEFPLELDPWQLLQKHILIDYTSHEGHELTLRVLYRLFGEAEEEPDFFSSTTAASVYEKFLLTVAEALKDSFPPSDKSLSKLLGESPYLPKSVLKILENMCSPGNGDRGEKELQSLNADRVTQGLSAVWSLILLRPPIRNTCLQIALQSAVHHMEEVRMKAIRLVANKLYPLSSISQQIEDFAKEMLFSVTSSDVSELTDAEGSIADSQKGPDVEKVSNEQSSLSGSTKDVSDNRQSCTSESVSPDSVSEAQRCMSLYFALCTKKHSLFRQIFVIYRSTSKAVKQAVHRQIPILVRTMGSSLDLLETISDPPNGSENLLMQVLHTLTDGTVPSKDLISTVKRLHDSKLKDAEVLIPVLPFLSNEEVIPIFPHIVNLPLEKFQTALGRVLQGSSQSGPVLSPAEVLIAIHGIDPERDGIPLKKVTDACNACFEQRQTFTQEVIARVLNQLVEQIPPPLLFMRTVLQAIGAFPSLGDFIMGILSRLVTKQIWKYPKLWVGFLKCVQLTKPQSFSVLLQGCAGCSWTCIRFSGFKSSTNYSNTNFSDTDYSDTN; the protein is encoded by the exons ATGGTCGGAAAAACCATGTCCATGGCGGCAACTTCGCGCGAAAAGCTCGCAAGTCTCCTGAACGCAGCCAAGTTGGCCAGTGACATCCCATCCAAGCTCGAATCCCTGCGCCAACTGCGCCATGAACTTCCACCCGAAGACCCCGTCCTCCTCACTGAGTTCCTCCCCTcactcttcttcttccactCAGATCCCTTTGGCCCTGTTCGCAAATTTGTCACCGA gatgcTTGGTGAGATTGGATTGAAGAATACCGAGTTTTTGTCTGACATTGTGCCTGTCCTAATTGAGGTACTGAATGACGACACACCGGCTGTGGTTCGGCAAGCTCTTCTGTGTGGAATTGAGTTATTTCGTGGCACACTTGAGAAAATTGTGGTTCAG ggTCTTTACTCTAGTGATTTAGATGGTGCACTCGAATCTGCATGGGAATGGATGcttaaattcaaagaaaaagtataCTCAATAGCTTTTCAA CATGGAAGTGGTGGTGCTAAGCTCCTGGCACTGAAATTTGTTGAGGCAGTTGTTCGTCTTTACACTCCTGATCCTAGTGGTTCCTCAGAGCCTACTTCTCATCAAG GAAAGCCTGTAGAATTTAATATATCATGGCTGAGGCGTGGTCATCCAGTACTTAATATTGGAGATTTGAAAATTGAAGCTAGCCATAGTGTGGGTCTCTTGCTTGATCAACTCAGATTTTCAAATGTGAAGTCCCTTAGTAACTCAGTTATCATTGTGCTGATTAAaag TCTTTCAGCTATTGCAAATGAAAGGCCTGCATTCTATGGCCGCATCTTGCCAGTTTTGCTTAGTTTGCAACCTTCCAGCACTGTTGTTAATGGGTTCTGTGTATCAgctgcacatcttgctttgaaGAATGCCTTTCTTACTTGCTCGAAATGTACACATCCAAGTGCTGCTCCG TGGAGAGATCGTTTGGCAGGGGCCTTGAAGGAAATACAGTCAGAAGGAAAGGCAGATCGGGTGTTCCACCTAATCTCATCTAGCAATGGAAGCATTGAGAGAGAGAAGGATGATCAACCTGTTATCAAG gAAGAGGAACCTGCAATAAATTCTGATGATTCAGTACACAGTAATTTGGCAAGAAAACGATCTGGATCACAAATTGAAGGTGATTTAGCTGAAGATGTTCCTGGAAAACGTGTCAGGGCAACAATTGATGCTTTGGAAGAACCTAAGAAAGAGTTGGATGAACGTACCATTTCCAACTCTCAGGATGAGACTCCTTCAAATGTACCAGCATCTTCAAAAGGAGATATGGATAATGGGCCCGTACGGCAGCTTGTTGCCACATTTGGTGCTTTGATTGCTCAAGGTGAAAAAGCTGTTGGGCATCTTGAGATTCTCATCTCAAGTATTTCTGCCGACTTGCTAGCTGAGGTGGTGATGGCAAATATGCAAAACTTACCTCCAAAATTCCCTAATACTGAAGGAAATGAACAGCTGCAAGACATTAATATGATTGGTTCTGATGACAAGGCTAAATATCCACCATCATTTGTAGCCGCTGTTATGTCACTTTCTAGTACTTTTCCACCAATAGCTTCCCTTCTTGATGCACAACAATCAGTTTCAAATGAGATTGag AAGTCACAAGGGGAGGAAGAAATTTCTGCAACTGCTGTCAATAGTGGTGCTGTTCACTCTGGCATGAATCTTGTATCTGAAAATGTACCATCTCCTACTGATTTTCCAACTTCTGATGCTAGTATACCTGGAGTGGAGAATGGCTGTACAACTATGCCTCCTGACATCCATGATGTTGGAAACTCAGAGAGCGGAATTCCTGGCCTGGATTCTTTTGGTCGGAGTGATGCCTTATCACAAAGTTTTGATCCTTCTTTATTGGCTTCCACTGAAGTGGGCCTAGAAGATGGCAGCCAAGAGCAAGATACAAGTTTGGATCTGAGGTCACCCCTGAACTTAGCTCCATCAGTATCAACAGATAGATCTGAGGAGCTGAGCCCAAAAGCGGCTGTTAGAGATGTCAATAGCATGGTGTCGTCAACAGCTACTTCAGTTGTGTTGCCTTCCCGTTTAATCTTGCCAAAGATGATTGCTCCTGTTGttgaacttgaagatgaacaaaAGGATCATTTGCAAAAATCATGTTTTATGCGTATTATTGATGCATATAAGCAAATAGCTGCAGCTGGAGGTTCCAAAGTCCGTTTTTCAATCCTTGCTTATTTAGGAGTTGAG TTTCCCTTGGAATTAGACCCATGGCAACTATTACAGAAGCATATTTTGATTGATTACACTAGTCATGAG GGACATGAGTTGACATTACGTGTCCTCTACAGATTATTTGGTGAGGCTGAAGAGGAGCCTGACTTCTTTTCTTCCACTACTGCAGCTTCTGTCTATGAAAAATTCCTCCTTACTGTG GCAGAAGCACTTAAAGATTCCTTTCCACCTTCTGATAAATCATTGAGTAAATTGCTTGGTGAATCTCCTTATTTACCAAAATCagttcttaaaattttagaaaacatgtgTTCTCCCGGAAATGGGGATAGAGGTGAAAAGGAATTACAGTCACTGAATGCGGATAGAGTTACTCAAGGTCTAAGTGCTGTATGGAGTTTGATTCTTCTTAGGCCTCCGATCCGAAATACTTGCTTACAAATTGCTTTACAG AGTGCAGTGCATCATATGGAAGAAGTGCGTATGAAGGCGATACGTCTG GTAGCAAATAAGCTTTATCCTTTGTCATCCATTTCTCAGCAAATAGAAGATTTTGCAAAGGAAATGCTTTTCTCAGTTACGAGTAGTGATGTTTCAGAATTAACAGATGCTGAAGGGTCCATTGCTGATTCACAAAAG gGACCTGATGTTGAAAAGGTTTCAAACGAACAATCATCATTGAGTGGCAGCACTAAAGATGTTTCGGATAATCGTCAATCATGCACATCTGAGAGTGTCTCACCAGATTCAGTTTCTGAGGCTCAGAGGTGCATGTCATTGTATTTTGCTTTGTGTACAAAG AAACATTCTCTCTTTCGCCAAATATTTGTCATCTATAGAAGCACATCAAAGGCAGTGAAGCAG GCAGTACATCGACAAATCCCAATACTCGTACGCACTATGGGCTCATCTCTTGATCTCCTTGAAACTATTTCAGATCCTCCAAACGGAAGCGAGAATCTTCTAATGCAG GTGTTGCATACACTTACAGATGGTACGGTCCCTTCTAAGGATTTAATAAGCACCGTGAAAAGGTTGCATGATTCAAAACTCAAG GACGCAGAAGTTCTTATTCCTGTATTACCATTCCTATCAAATGAAGAG GTGATACCGATTTTTCCTCACATTGTGAATCTTCCTTTGGAGAAGTTCCAAACAGCACTTGGTCGCGTATTACAG GGATCATCACAATCTGGTCCGGTGCTTTCTCCGGCTGAAGTTTTAATTGCAATTCATGGAATTGATCCTGAAAGGGATGGAATTCCCTTAAAAAAG GTGACAGATGCGTGCAATGCTTGTTTTGAGCAGCGACAAACTTTTACGCAGGAAGTTATTGCCAGAGTTTTGAATCAGTTG GTTGAGCAGATTCCTCCTCCTTTACTATTCATGCGTACAGTGTTACAAGCAATTGGTGCTTTTCCATCACTG GGGGACTTTATCATGGGGATTCTTTCTCGCCTTGTGACGAAGCAG ATATGGAAATATCCGAAGTTGTGGGTGGGATTCTTGAAGTGTGTGCAGCTGACGAAACCACAGTCTTTTAGCGTTTTGCTTCAG